In Sardina pilchardus chromosome 8, fSarPil1.1, whole genome shotgun sequence, a genomic segment contains:
- the inpp5jb gene encoding phosphatidylinositol 4,5-bisphosphate 5-phosphatase A, translating to MAMRAASLPQAPSSKPPPRAAAEAYAHAHRTMSVAGTADTQPQVVEDFRVHVITWNVGSAMPPEDITSLLGLNVGDGNTDMYIIGLQEVNSMINKRLKDVLFTDQWSEVFMDRLGPFGYVLVTSQRMQGVLLLVFAKYYHLPFLRGVQTETTRTGLGGIWGNKGGVSARMTVFGHSICFLNCHLPAHMENSEQRMDDFESILQQQQFEGQVAMGVLDHDVVFWFGDLNFRIDDLDMHVVKGAIDANKLTGLWEKDQLNMAKDSETVLEGFHEGPLKFSPTYKFDVGTNTYDTSGKKRKPAWTDRILWRLRATAPPVVGNSKRHSLSGLSSGLSSGTRVTQHFYRSHMEYTCSDHKPVASIFTLQFPYKVDIPLITLIVEDEWREVSDAVVRFKVTPNFGRSSWDWIGLYKVGFKHHKDYVGYTWAKQEEADYLRKEHEVTFPEEELPKGSGDFILGYYSNNTSTIVGMTEPFQISLPTSSPGGVSPSDSSDFSSDDGTVDGGSRPSSPDGAPKRRSSSSSPSPSRGSASPSVKPKRKGRHGHKPKSSKVKSPAEAPEAGEPAAGEAGKAGKAGEAGEAGEAGEAGKAGEAGSS from the exons ATGGCCATGCGCGCTGCCTCCCTGCCCCAGGCGCCCTCCTCCAAGCCCCCGCCCAGGGCAGCCGCCGAGGCCTACGCCCACGCACACAGGACCATGTCTGTGGCCGGCACGGCCGACACGCAGCCGCAGGTGGTGGAGGACTTCAG GGTACACGTCATCACATGGAACGTGGGCTCAGCCATGCCTCCTGAGGACATCACCTCACTGCTGGGACTCAACGTGGGAGATggcaacacagacatgtacatcaTAGG GCTGCAGGAAGTGAACTCTATGATTAACAAGCGTCTGAAAGATGTGCTTTTCACTGACCAGTGGAGTGAGGTCTTCATGGACAGACTTGGCCCTTTCGGATACGTGCTG GTGACGTCTCAGCGGATGCAGGGCGTTCTGCTGCTCGTCTTTGCTAAGTACTACCACCTGCCCTTCCTGCGGGGCGTGCAGACAGAGACCACCCGCACCGGCCTGGGTGGCATCTGG GGTAATAAAGGTGGGGTGAGCGCGCGCATGACGGTGTTTGGCCACTCGATCTGCTTCCTCAACTGCCACCTCCCGGCTCACATGGAGAACTCGGAGCAGCGCATGGACGACTTTGAGAGcatcctgcagcagcagcagttcgaGGGCCAGGTGGCCATGGGCGTGCTCGACCACGA TGTGGTGTTCTGGTTTGGAGATCTCAACTTCCGCATTGATGATCTGGACATGCACGTGGTGAAGGGAGCCATCGACGCCAACAAGCTGACCGGCCTGTGGGAGAAAGaccag TTGAATATGGCTAAGGACAGTGAGACCGTGCTGGAGGGCTTTCACGAGGGGCCACTGAAATTCTCCCCCACCTACAAGTTTGATGTGGGGACAAACACTTATGACACCAG CGGTAAGAAGCGTAAGCCGGCGTGGACAGACCGCATCTTGTGGCGTTTGCGTGCCACGGCGCCCCCTGTGGTGGGAAACAGCAAGCGCCACTCCCTGTCGGGCCTGAGCAGCGGGCTGAGCAGCGGCACGCGGGTCACTCAGCACTTCTACCGCAGCCACATGGAGTACACCTGCAGTGACCACAAGCCTGTGGCCTCCATCTTCACCCTGCAG TTCCCGTATAAGGTGGACATCCCTCTGATCACTCTGATTGTGGAGGACGAGTGGCGGGAGGTGTCTGACGCTGTGGTGCGCTTCAAGGTCACGCCCAACTTTGGACGCAGCTCCTGGGACTGGATTGGCCTTTACAAG GTGGGCTTTAAGCATCATAAGGACTATGTTGGCTATACCTGGGCCAAGCAGGAAGAGGCGGACTACCTAAGGAAGGAGCACGAg GTGACCTTTCCCGAGGAGGAGTTGCCCAAGGGCTCTGGAGACTTCATCCTGGGTTACTACAGCAACAACACCAGTACCATAGTTGGCATGACAGAGCCTTTCCAG ATCTCTCTGCCCACGTCCAGTCCTGGAGGGGTCAGTCCGTCCGACAGCTCTGACTTCAGTTCGGACGACGGCACGGTGGACGGGGGCTCGCGGCCCTCCAGCCCCGACGGGGCCCCCAagcgccgcagcagcagcagcagcccctccCCGTCCCGAGGCTCCGCCTCCCCCAGCGTCAAGCCCAAGCGCAAGGGGCGCCACGGCCACAAGCCCAAGAGCAGCAAAGTGAAGAGTCCGGCGGAGGCCCCTGAGGCCGGGGAGCCAGCGGCCGGCGAGGCTGGCAAGGCTGGCAAGGCTGGCGAGGCTGGCGAGGCCGGAGAGGCTGGCGAAGCTGGCAAGGCCGGAGAGGCTGGCTCGTCATAG